Genomic window (Rossellomorea aquimaris):
CGATCGCCAAAACAGTCAATAAAAAGCAAATGATGAAACAAAAAGGCTTGACCCCATGAGGATCTCCTCGAGTGGTCAAGCCTTTTTCTTATTGTTGATACAAGTGATTCTCCACACTTCCATCCTGTTTGTGTACAACAAGCGTGCCGGAATGATCCGTCACATAGTCCTTCGCCTTTGACAACAGCTTATCCTTTGTCTCTTCTACCATTATGGCACGTTGCCCGTCTGCTTTCTTTAACTGCCAGCCGTCGTCATGTGGACTGACATGATATTCGGTTTTATCCGAATCATTTCCTTCTTCAGACTTATGGGCCCGGTCGGTGGCAATCGCAATCGCTCGTCCCTCTTCATACCCTTCATCGAGAAGAGCATTGGCAATCTCAATCGCTTTGTTCCGAACATCCGCAGGCAGGTTTTTCAGTGAATCCGGATAATCATTTTTTGTCCAACTCATTTAATAAAGCCTCCTAATCAAATGGTTAGTTATTGATTTCCCATTTATTCACTTTTTAAACATTCGGATATGTAAGGTTTCCATTTAGCGTTTTGGCACAACCGCCATCGTACATCTTGAAACACAGATCAGTTGATCGTCCTCATCCGTGATTTTAATCTCCCAAACCATTGTGGTTCTCCCTTGGTGCATCACCGTTCCTGTGGCAGTGACAAGACCTTCACGCTTTGCTCTAATATGATTGGCATTGATCTCCAAACCAAAGCAAATCTCCTTATCCAGATCAATTAATTGCACCGCACCAACACTCGCAACGGTTTCTGCAAGTGCCACTGACGCTCCTCCATGAAGGAATCCGAATGGCTGTCTGGTTCTTTCGTTCACTGGCATCGTCGCAATTACTTTTCCTTTACCTAATTCAACAAACTCAATTCCTAATGTACTGATTAATGTATTTTCCATATTCATGTGAATCACCTCATCATAATATTCTTCTATACTATCTGTTCTATAGTGGCTGTGAAAATCCTTTATTTTCCCTAAAAGGGCTTGCCCGCTCCCTCCTTCCACCTTTTTGATTCATGAATAATTCCCTCTTCATTTTCATACATTTCCTTAGAGCTTTCCTAAGAAAGGGGTTATGTTATGTATCGATACCATCCTTTTTATCCGCCCATTCAACGCCCCTATCCGCCTATTTATTCAAGGGCACAGCCTTCATACAACCGCAATTATCCCCCTGTTGAAACCAAAACGTTCATGTCTTCAGCAGGTAAAACTTTGAGCTTGATGGAAGATGCCCAAAAAGTGCTCGAAAGAATTAAAACTTCAAATGATTTTTCATCGAAATTTATGAGGGCTGCACAGCAATCGAACCTTCCTGAAGTACATAAACTACTTCAAACCATCGGCACAAAAGTACAGCCCGTCGTCTCATTTAATCCTGACGGTGTGCGTTTAGTCTTCGATGAAAAGCTTGGACAGGTAGATTGCTGTCACTTGATTGTGATTGTCCGGTGGATGTAGTGTATGTGCTCCACCCTTTTTACCATAACGAAAGAATAGCAGTGTCCAGTGATGACACTGCTATTCTCATTTATTCATTTCTCCTTACCTTAATAATATAGGCTCCACTACTATGTATACGAACGATTGAAGAGTGAAGTGGGCGATGATCTATTGAGTGATGAACTGTCTGTGAAATAAAAAAAACAAGGGCACATGTCCCTTGCTTTCTATAGAATAATGGCTGCAATCCAGCCGAATAGTATCAGTGGAATATTGTAGTGTAAGAATGTTGGTACACACGTGTCCCAAATGTGATTATGCTGTCCATCCGCATTTAATCCTGCTGTCGGTCCAAGCGTACTGTCCGATGCCGGGGAACCTGCGTCACCAAGTGCCCCTGCTGTACCAACGATCGCAATCGTTGCAAGGGGGCTGAATCCAAGCTCCATGGCAAGCGGTACGAAGATGGCTGCAATGATTGGAATCGTAGCAAATGAAGATCCGATTCCCATTGTCACAAGAAGCCCTACAATCAACATAATAAGAGCGGCTAATGCCTGGTTTCCTCCGATTACGTCAGCAGTCGCTTCAACCAATGTTTCGACATCACCAGTGGCTTTTACCACTTCAGCAAAACCTGATGCAGTAATCATCACAAAGCCTATGAAAGCCATCATTTTCATTCCTTCATTCAATAACCCGTCAGCCTCTTTCCATTTAACCGACCCGGAAATGTAAAGAACGGCAATACCTGCTAAAGCGCCAAAGATCATTGATTCCAGCTGAAGCTGAACGTATAAAGCGACAACGATGGAAACGAGAGCAAAAATCATCGCTCTTTTATTATAAACAACCTTCTCTTCAGCGATCACTTCTTCTGCTTCATTGTAGTCCCTTGGTTTGCGGTAGCTCACGAACACGGCGATGAGTAACCCGATCACCATGCCCCCTACAGGGAGGAGCATCGCTTTCGGAATATCACCTAAAGCAATTTCCATGCCGCTTGAGCCCATGTTTTGAGCAATGATTTCATGGAACTGCAAGCCAAATCCTACAGGTAAAAGTATATATGGAGCCGTTAAACCAAACGTAATCACGGATGCGATTAAACGTCTGTCTATCCGTAACTCTGTCATCACCTTCAATAAAGGTGGAATCAAAATAGGAATAAAAGCAATGTGAATCGGAATCACATTCTGTGAAAAACAAGCCATAATTAAAATAGATAAAACAATAAGTGCTTTCGAAAGGGCTGTTTTTCTAGAATCGCCTTTTTTCCCAACAACCTTCAGTACCCAGTCAACAAGCAGATTCGGGATTCCCGTGTAGGAAATCGCCACCGCGAATCCACCCAGTAATGCATAACTCAAGGCGATACTTGCTCCGCCGCTTATTCCTTCAGTAAATATGGATATCGTCTCGTTTAATCCCAGTCCACCAGTCAATCCTCCGACTAACGCACCAGTGATCAGAGCGAATACAACATTCACGCGTACCAGGCTTAGTACAAGCATGACAAGAACTGCTATAACTACTGCATTCATAACTACCTTCCTCCTCAAAATTCCCCATGCAACGATATATCGTTTTGCTTTAGTTCGCTAAATTGGTAGAGTAATAAAATCACGATTTCAACTTTAACAAGATAAAGATAGTTTGTCAACACTTTAGCAGAGTAAAAGATGGCATGGGAAATTTTTCAGTAGAATGGTGAGTTCATAGGGTTGGGTCTGGTTGGGTCGATTTAATTTTCCGTTAAATGTAAATCGGCTGGATTCTGGTCATAAACGGCTGGATTCTGAAGATAAGTCGCTGGATTTTCGCCTATTTCTGCCGGATTCTGAAGGAAAACGGCCGGATTACCTGATTATCCTCAACTGGATCACAGTATTTTCTACAATTTTTGTCACCCCATTCATTCAAAAATATGAATCACACAAAAAAAAGCCTTCTTTCAGTGTCATCGTACTTAAACACTGAAAAAAGACTCTCCAATCCATCATATTATTTTTCTAAAGGCACAAAACGCTCGACTAATAGTGCAAGGGTTCTTGCCATGACACCCGTACCGCCTTTCGGGCCCAGTTCATAGCTGCCTTTCGTCGTAGCCGTACCGGCGATATCAAGGTGTACCCAAGGAAGACCTTCCGCGAACTCTCCGACAAATGCCCCGCCCATGATGGCATGACCAGCTCGTCCCGGGGAGTTGTTCAAGTCGGCAATATCACTTCCACGAACACGCTTCTTGTCGTTTTCTGTATAAGGAAGCTGCCAGATATATTCACCTGATTCCCCTGACGCTTCCAGCACTTGCTCGAAAAACGCTTCATTATTCGTGAGTGCCCCCGTTTTGTCTTCACCCAGAGCAATGATGACTCCACCGGTTAAAGTTGCAACGTCCACTAAATAATTTGCTCCTTGATGCTTTGCATAGGTCATACCGTCAGCAAGTGCGAGACGGCCCTCAGCGTCTGTATTTAACACTTCAATGGTTTTACCGCTCATTGATGTTATCACATCGTCAGGCTTGAATGCAGAGCCGCTCACCATATTGTCTGTTGAAGGAATGACGGCAACTACGTTTTGTTCCGGTTTGATTTCACCGATGATTTCCATGGCACCCAGAACCGCTGCTGCTCCCCCCATATCGGTTTTCATTCCCACGATTCCATCTTTAGGCTTAATAGAATAACCTCCTGTATCAAAGGTAATTCCTTTTCCAACCAAACCGATGACATCCTTCCACTCATCTTTCCCGCTGTACTTAAGAACGATCATTTTGGGCGGTTCAACGGATCCCTGGTTTACAGCAAGCAGTGCGCCCATGCCCAGATGTTCCATCTCTTCTTTATCCAAAATTTCAACTTCAAAGTTATATCGCTTCGCCAATTCAAGGGCGTATTCGGCTAATTTAGTAGAGGTTAATAGATTACCAGGAGTGTTCACCAGCGTACGAGCTGAATTGACTCCGTTCCCAAAGGCGGAGCCGATATGTAAAGCCGTCTCTACTTCCTTAGAGTCTTCGCTTGTAAAGAACTCGATCGACTCTACGTGTACTTCCCGTTGATTTGATTTCTTCTTATAGCCATGGAACTCATATGTAGACATCGTAAAGGCTTCCATAAATGCATGAGCTGCATCTGTTGCTACCATTTCTTCAGTGATAAATGTATCCAGTGCTACTGAAAAAGACGACACTTTCATCTGCTTTAAAGCTTTTGATGCTATACCTAACGATTCTTTTAAAGAATCAAACGTAAGCTCTTTTTGTTTTCCAAGACCAACGAACAATAATCTCTTCGTTTCGAGCTTTCCAAATGTATGTACTTTGGTCACTTTCTTTGTTTTTGTAGATATGTCTCCGTCTTTTACCAGCTGTGTAAGATAGCCCTCGAACTTGCGGTCAAGCTCTTTCAGCTTCCCATCAAATGTTGGTTGATTGTAAATCCCAACAACCAGGCACTCCTGATTAGCAGCTGTCAATTCATTTTGATTAATCGAAAATTTCATTTTTCCGACACCTCCACCTTCTATTATAGCGAAGATGTCCCACTATTTCGACTTTCTAACAAACCGAACCATAAAGTTAATTAAAGAGGTAAATAGGGTATGATATAATGAGAACATTATTTTTATTCAAACAATTGAAAGGGTGGCATTTCACAGCATGGAAGTATTTTTTAATTTTCCATTATGGGCATCTTTATTTTCAATCTTTTTTGCTCAGTTTGTTAAGGTTCCCATACAATTTATCGCTACGAGGGAATTAAATTGGTCATTAATCACCTCAACAGGCGGGATGCCGAGTTCCCATTCTGCGGCCGTTACGGCATTATCTACTGGAGTAGCTTTGGAAGTAGGAGTGGATTCCCCAGTCTTTGCTGTTTCCGCCATGTTTGCCATCATTACGATGTTTGACGCAACGGGTGTGAGAAGGCAGGCAGGAGAACAAGCCATTGTCCTGAATCGATTGATGGTCGATTTCCAGAGGTTCATGTCAGAAGCAAAAGGCTGGCAGAACAAACCTGAACAGGAAAAGCGCAAGGAGTTAAAGGAATTACTCGGACACAAACCCATTGAAGTGTTCTTTGGTGGACTTTCCGGAAT
Coding sequences:
- a CDS encoding DUF2188 domain-containing protein, coding for MSWTKNDYPDSLKNLPADVRNKAIEIANALLDEGYEEGRAIAIATDRAHKSEEGNDSDKTEYHVSPHDDGWQLKKADGQRAIMVEETKDKLLSKAKDYVTDHSGTLVVHKQDGSVENHLYQQ
- a CDS encoding hotdog fold thioesterase encodes the protein MNMENTLISTLGIEFVELGKGKVIATMPVNERTRQPFGFLHGGASVALAETVASVGAVQLIDLDKEICFGLEINANHIRAKREGLVTATGTVMHQGRTTMVWEIKITDEDDQLICVSRCTMAVVPKR
- a CDS encoding Na+/H+ antiporter family protein, giving the protein MNAVVIAVLVMLVLSLVRVNVVFALITGALVGGLTGGLGLNETISIFTEGISGGASIALSYALLGGFAVAISYTGIPNLLVDWVLKVVGKKGDSRKTALSKALIVLSILIMACFSQNVIPIHIAFIPILIPPLLKVMTELRIDRRLIASVITFGLTAPYILLPVGFGLQFHEIIAQNMGSSGMEIALGDIPKAMLLPVGGMVIGLLIAVFVSYRKPRDYNEAEEVIAEEKVVYNKRAMIFALVSIVVALYVQLQLESMIFGALAGIAVLYISGSVKWKEADGLLNEGMKMMAFIGFVMITASGFAEVVKATGDVETLVEATADVIGGNQALAALIMLIVGLLVTMGIGSSFATIPIIAAIFVPLAMELGFSPLATIAIVGTAGALGDAGSPASDSTLGPTAGLNADGQHNHIWDTCVPTFLHYNIPLILFGWIAAIIL
- a CDS encoding leucyl aminopeptidase — its product is MKFSINQNELTAANQECLVVGIYNQPTFDGKLKELDRKFEGYLTQLVKDGDISTKTKKVTKVHTFGKLETKRLLFVGLGKQKELTFDSLKESLGIASKALKQMKVSSFSVALDTFITEEMVATDAAHAFMEAFTMSTYEFHGYKKKSNQREVHVESIEFFTSEDSKEVETALHIGSAFGNGVNSARTLVNTPGNLLTSTKLAEYALELAKRYNFEVEILDKEEMEHLGMGALLAVNQGSVEPPKMIVLKYSGKDEWKDVIGLVGKGITFDTGGYSIKPKDGIVGMKTDMGGAAAVLGAMEIIGEIKPEQNVVAVIPSTDNMVSGSAFKPDDVITSMSGKTIEVLNTDAEGRLALADGMTYAKHQGANYLVDVATLTGGVIIALGEDKTGALTNNEAFFEQVLEASGESGEYIWQLPYTENDKKRVRGSDIADLNNSPGRAGHAIMGGAFVGEFAEGLPWVHLDIAGTATTKGSYELGPKGGTGVMARTLALLVERFVPLEK
- a CDS encoding divergent PAP2 family protein: MEVFFNFPLWASLFSIFFAQFVKVPIQFIATRELNWSLITSTGGMPSSHSAAVTALSTGVALEVGVDSPVFAVSAMFAIITMFDATGVRRQAGEQAIVLNRLMVDFQRFMSEAKGWQNKPEQEKRKELKELLGHKPIEVFFGGLSGIILTLLLHYFFYA